One genomic region from Patescibacteria group bacterium encodes:
- a CDS encoding UDP-N-acetylmuramoyl-tripeptide--D-alanyl-D-alanine ligase, protein MKKILENCLRFFAKRIIKKYQPKIIGITGSVGKSSTKEAIFAVLKTKFRTRASSGNYNNEIGLPLSIIGAPSGNKSFFKWLGIFWAAKKLLIKRNKNYPDVLVLEMGADKKGDIKYLTEIARPNIGVVTAIAPVHVEFFGSLEGIIKEKQILINSLPADGAAVLNYDDKNVLNMSKAAKCRFMTFGFEDGADVKALEFSSNLRNENGVIDGGVSFKVSFSGSTVPVYLSGVLGRQHIYSAIAAMAVGTSFGMNLVETAEALKNYKAPPGRMNIISGIKQTVLIDDTYNSSPLATLAALDALRDVNIGERAKRIAVLGDMLELGDFTEEGHRAVGRRLAENHLDFLITVGERARFIAEEAKKMGMEEGKVASFDFAEEAGRYLQDLMEKGDVILIKGSQGMRMEKVTKEVMAEPLRAKELLVRQDEAWEKK, encoded by the coding sequence ATGAAAAAAATTTTAGAGAATTGCCTGCGATTTTTTGCCAAAAGAATCATTAAAAAATACCAGCCAAAAATTATTGGCATTACGGGCTCGGTGGGGAAAAGCTCCACCAAGGAAGCTATTTTCGCCGTCCTTAAAACTAAATTCAGAACGCGCGCCAGTTCCGGAAATTACAATAATGAAATTGGTTTGCCTTTGTCCATAATCGGCGCGCCCTCGGGCAATAAATCCTTTTTCAAATGGCTGGGGATATTTTGGGCGGCAAAAAAATTGCTTATCAAGAGAAATAAAAATTATCCGGACGTGCTTGTTTTGGAAATGGGCGCTGATAAAAAAGGAGATATAAAGTATCTGACGGAAATCGCTCGGCCGAATATTGGGGTCGTTACGGCTATTGCGCCGGTGCACGTGGAATTTTTTGGAAGTTTAGAGGGGATTATCAAAGAAAAACAGATTTTAATCAACTCTTTACCCGCTGACGGAGCGGCTGTTTTGAATTATGATGACAAGAACGTTCTTAATATGAGCAAGGCCGCGAAATGCCGTTTCATGACTTTCGGTTTTGAGGACGGAGCTGACGTTAAGGCTTTGGAATTTTCGTCAAATTTAAGGAATGAAAACGGAGTGATAGATGGAGGTGTGAGTTTTAAAGTTTCTTTTTCCGGCAGCACCGTGCCAGTTTATTTGTCGGGAGTTTTGGGTCGGCAGCATATTTATTCCGCGATTGCCGCCATGGCTGTCGGAACTTCTTTCGGGATGAATCTGGTTGAAACAGCCGAAGCCCTGAAAAATTATAAAGCACCTCCGGGGAGAATGAATATAATTTCCGGAATTAAGCAGACCGTCTTGATTGACGATACGTATAATTCTTCTCCTTTGGCAACGTTAGCCGCTTTGGACGCGCTGCGCGACGTGAATATCGGAGAGCGCGCCAAAAGAATCGCCGTGTTGGGCGATATGCTGGAGCTCGGAGATTTTACGGAAGAGGGGCATAGAGCAGTTGGTCGGAGGTTGGCGGAAAATCATCTTGATTTTTTGATAACCGTCGGAGAACGCGCTCGGTTTATCGCCGAAGAGGCGAAAAAGATGGGTATGGAGGAGGGAAAAGTCGCTTCTTTTGATTTTGCCGAAGAGGCCGGAAGATATTTACAGGATTTGATGGAAAAAGGGGATGTGATTTTAATTAAGGGTTCACAGGGAATGAGAATGGAAAAAGTTACCAAGGAAGTGATGGCTGAACCGTTGCGCGCCAAAGAACTTTTAGTGAGGCAGGATGAAGCGTGGGAGAAAAAGTAA
- a CDS encoding penicillin-binding protein 2 yields the protein MILTFSKKRSGFHISSESVDRRLILIMATIFLVSVFVILRLFQLQVLQHSFYSALASGQHEIYQKLFPERGKIYTQDTRAGREELFPAATNKDFYLVYAEPKNVINPDQTAEQLIEVLYNDDEFLSGPNAYNKSVDSITDEKKLAEARRVVALANIKEELVAKLSKADDPYEPIKSMVSEELKKKVEELESPGIRFAKESWRYYPEKNIGSHVIGFLSLTGEKKVGHYGIEGYFNKELSGSQGSLRSERDAAGRWIALTEKEFTPAVDGDDIVLTIDHNIEYFACAKLNEYALRHGADSGSVVIMDPATGAILAMCSYPDFDPNKYSEVKNIDYFNNQAIFGQYEPGSIFKSITMAAAIDQEKVVPSTTYVDEGFVKIGEYTIKNAADKVYGQSDMIGVLNNSINTGAIFVARQIGPKLFQKYVEDFGFGALSGIELETESTSNISSLNKDSEIYMATASFGQGITATPLQMTVAYGAIANQGKLMSPYIVKKVVRKSGEVIETKPQVLRQVISPRAATLVSGMLVSVVREGHPKRAGVKGYYIAGKTGTAQVAEKGTGKYGSRTIHSFVGFAPVDNPRFVATVRLDDPKSVPFADSSVAPLFGEIADFVLKYYQIPPDEKSE from the coding sequence ATGATTTTAACTTTTAGTAAAAAAAGAAGCGGATTTCATATTTCTTCGGAATCCGTAGATAGGCGCCTGATTTTAATTATGGCGACTATTTTTTTAGTGTCCGTTTTTGTGATTTTGAGATTATTTCAGTTACAGGTTTTACAGCATAGTTTTTATTCCGCCTTAGCTTCTGGCCAGCACGAGATTTATCAAAAATTATTTCCGGAGCGCGGCAAGATTTATACCCAAGATACGCGGGCGGGACGGGAAGAGCTTTTTCCCGCGGCCACCAACAAAGATTTTTATCTGGTTTACGCCGAACCAAAAAATGTTATTAACCCGGACCAAACCGCGGAACAGCTTATTGAAGTTTTGTATAATGATGATGAATTTTTATCCGGACCGAACGCTTACAACAAAAGCGTGGACAGCATCACTGATGAAAAAAAGTTGGCCGAGGCGCGACGGGTCGTGGCTTTAGCCAACATCAAAGAAGAATTGGTTGCCAAGCTTTCCAAGGCAGATGACCCTTATGAACCGATAAAAAGCATGGTGAGCGAGGAGTTAAAGAAAAAAGTTGAAGAGCTTGAGTCCCCGGGAATCAGATTTGCCAAAGAAAGTTGGAGATATTATCCGGAGAAAAATATCGGCAGCCATGTAATTGGTTTTTTAAGTTTAACTGGTGAGAAAAAAGTCGGCCATTACGGCATAGAGGGATATTTTAACAAAGAATTATCCGGCAGTCAGGGCTCTTTGCGCTCGGAAAGGGACGCGGCCGGGCGGTGGATTGCTTTAACCGAGAAAGAATTTACGCCGGCTGTTGATGGCGATGATATTGTCCTGACTATTGACCATAATATAGAATATTTCGCCTGCGCAAAATTAAACGAATACGCCTTGCGCCATGGGGCCGATTCCGGGTCAGTCGTCATTATGGACCCGGCCACCGGAGCGATTCTTGCCATGTGTTCTTACCCGGATTTTGACCCTAATAAATATTCGGAAGTAAAAAATATAGACTATTTTAATAATCAGGCGATTTTCGGACAATATGAGCCGGGTTCAATTTTTAAGTCAATCACCATGGCGGCGGCGATTGACCAGGAAAAAGTTGTGCCGAGTACTACTTACGTTGACGAGGGGTTTGTAAAAATCGGCGAATACACGATTAAGAATGCCGCTGATAAGGTTTATGGGCAAAGCGATATGATTGGGGTGCTTAATAATTCCATCAACACTGGAGCGATTTTTGTCGCCCGACAAATCGGTCCGAAACTTTTTCAAAAATACGTGGAAGATTTTGGTTTTGGCGCTCTGAGCGGTATTGAGCTGGAAACAGAAAGCACCAGCAATATCTCTTCGCTTAATAAGGACAGCGAAATTTACATGGCCACCGCTTCTTTTGGGCAGGGCATTACAGCCACCCCTCTTCAAATGACGGTGGCTTACGGCGCCATAGCCAATCAGGGTAAATTAATGTCTCCTTACATAGTTAAAAAAGTTGTCAGAAAGAGCGGCGAAGTTATTGAAACCAAACCGCAGGTTTTGCGGCAGGTTATTTCACCCCGCGCCGCCACTCTGGTATCCGGAATGCTTGTCTCCGTGGTGCGCGAAGGCCATCCGAAAAGAGCGGGCGTTAAGGGTTATTATATTGCCGGAAAGACCGGAACGGCGCAGGTAGCGGAGAAAGGAACAGGCAAATATGGCAGCCGCACCATCCATTCCTTTGTCGGTTTTGCACCAGTAGATAATCCGCGTTTTGTCGCGACGGTGCGTTTGGACGATCCCAAGTCCGTACCCTTTGCCGATTCTTCCGTGGCGCCGTTATTTGGCGAAATTGCCGATTTTGTGCTAAAATATTATCAGATACCACCGGACGAGAAAAGTGAATAA
- a CDS encoding replication-associated recombination protein A, translated as MSDLFQYQGEQVRSKNAPLADRMRSENFDEFFGQEHIVGKGKMLRRMVEKDSLPSLIFWGPPGVGKTTLANIIAKETDSDFIVLSGVMSGKDDLKEAVKRAEKNLNEVSRRTILFIDEIHRWNKAQQDALLPYVEKGVITLIGATTENPSFEIIGALLSRSRVFILKPLGDKDIIKIIKRALSDKEKGLGDYKINISAEVLECLAELSGGDARVALNGLELAFKAKSRGKGNIKIEKEDIKEALQRTHLIFDKKGEEFYNLISALHKSMRGSDPDAALYWLARMLEGGADPLYIARRVVRFASEDVGMANSEALVQANAVYDACHKLGMPECSVHLAQAVVYCAKSSKSNLLYTAYSKAAEDARNTSHLGVPLHLRNAPTKFMKEIGYGKDYKYNPEHNYKGDIQDYLPPELNGRKYLKGER; from the coding sequence ATGAGCGATTTATTCCAATACCAAGGCGAGCAAGTTAGGTCCAAAAATGCCCCGTTGGCCGACCGGATGCGGTCGGAGAATTTTGATGAATTTTTTGGCCAAGAGCACATCGTTGGCAAAGGCAAAATGTTGCGGCGGATGGTTGAGAAAGACAGTTTGCCCTCGCTGATTTTTTGGGGCCCGCCCGGAGTGGGTAAAACCACTTTGGCCAATATCATTGCCAAAGAAACTGACTCCGATTTTATTGTGCTCTCCGGAGTGATGAGCGGTAAGGACGATTTAAAGGAGGCGGTTAAGCGGGCGGAAAAGAATTTAAATGAAGTCAGTCGGAGAACGATTTTATTTATTGATGAAATACATCGCTGGAACAAGGCCCAGCAGGATGCGCTTTTGCCGTACGTGGAGAAGGGGGTTATCACACTTATCGGCGCCACCACGGAAAATCCTTCTTTTGAAATTATCGGAGCGCTTTTGTCGCGTTCGCGGGTTTTTATTTTAAAACCGCTCGGGGATAAAGATATTATTAAAATTATAAAAAGGGCGTTGAGCGATAAAGAAAAAGGACTGGGCGATTATAAAATAAATATCAGCGCCGAAGTGCTGGAATGTTTAGCCGAGCTTTCCGGCGGAGACGCGCGCGTGGCCTTAAATGGGTTAGAGCTGGCTTTCAAGGCAAAATCCCGCGGCAAGGGGAATATTAAAATAGAAAAAGAAGATATTAAAGAAGCCCTGCAAAGGACGCATTTGATTTTTGATAAAAAAGGAGAGGAATTTTATAATCTGATTTCCGCTCTCCATAAATCCATGAGAGGTTCTGACCCTGACGCGGCTCTTTATTGGCTGGCGCGGATGCTGGAAGGCGGAGCTGACCCGCTTTATATCGCGCGGCGGGTGGTGCGCTTCGCGAGTGAGGATGTGGGTATGGCTAATAGCGAGGCCTTGGTTCAGGCCAACGCCGTTTACGACGCTTGCCATAAACTCGGTATGCCGGAATGCAGCGTGCATCTGGCGCAGGCGGTGGTTTATTGCGCTAAGTCGTCCAAATCAAATTTGCTTTACACTGCTTATAGTAAAGCCGCCGAGGACGCGCGCAATACTTCGCATCTCGGAGTGCCCTTACACCTCCGCAACGCCCCAACTAAGTTTATGAAAGAAATCGGCTACGGCAAGGATTACAAATATAATCCCGAGCATAATTACAAAGGCGATATTCAGGATTATCTGCCGCCGGAATTGAATGGGAGAAAGTATCTTAAGGGTGAACGTTAA